From the genome of Chroicocephalus ridibundus chromosome 1, bChrRid1.1, whole genome shotgun sequence, one region includes:
- the VTCN1 gene encoding V-set domain-containing T-cell activation inhibitor 1 isoform X1 — MASQGQVIFWSTTTVIIILAVVIALIIGFGVSGKRSISVTALTSPGNIGQRGILGCTFEPDIRMGSIVIRWAKAGVAGLVHEFKGGKDHLQEQDASFQGRTAVFADQVIGGNASLELRDVQLSDAGTYRCSVTTARGSGAAVLQYRTGAFSTPKVHVENSSSGDTLQCEAPRWFPRPAVRWTAYSDAGEYLPHVANTSYELNAENITLKVVSFLHNITANATYTCVIENNIAKATGNIKVTDFSVTRGTNLQLVNLNAKSVSSSLPACHWMLLLPLYLLSI, encoded by the exons ATGGCATCCCAAGGCCAGGTCATTTTCTGGAG caCGACTACAGTCATTATCATCCTGGCTGTGGTGATTGCCCTGATCATCGGCTTTGGTGTCTCAG GAAAACGCTCCATCAGTGTGACGGCACTGACGTCTCCAGGGAACATTGGCCAGcgtggcatcctgggctgcacttTCGAGCCCGACATCCGTATGGGCAGCATAGTGATCCGGTGGGCCAAGGCAGGAGTAGCTGGGCTGGTTCATGAGTTTAAAGGTGGGAAGGACCACCTGCAAGAGCAAGATGCATCGTTCCAGGGCCGCACGGCAGTGTTTGCCGACCAGGTGATCGGCGGCAATGCTTCCCTGGAGCTGAGGGACGTGCAGCTCTCCGACGCCGGCACCTACCGGTGCTCCGTCACCACAGCCAGAGGGAGCGGGGCGGCAGTGCTGCAGTACAGGACGGGAG CCTTCAGCACCCCCAAAGTCCACgtggagaacagcagcagtggGGACACGTTGCAGTGCGAAGCACCGCGCTGGTTCCCTCGACCCGCGGTGCGCTGGACAGCCTACAGCGACGCCGGGGAGTACCTGCCGCATGTTGCCAACACCAGCTACGAGCTGAATGCTGAAAACATCACGCTGAAAGTGGTTTCCTTTCTGCACAACATTACCGCTAACGCCACCTACACCTGCGTGATTGAAAACAACATTGCCAAGGCTACAGGCAACATCAAAGTGACAG ATTTCAGCGTTACAAGGGGGACCAATTTGCAGCTGGTGAACCTGAACGCAAAGTCGGTGtcctcctcccttccagcctgtcACTGGATGCTTCTGCTTCCCCTGTATCTGCTGTCGATATGA
- the VTCN1 gene encoding V-set domain-containing T-cell activation inhibitor 1 isoform X2: MLLQCQHTTTVIIILAVVIALIIGFGVSGKRSISVTALTSPGNIGQRGILGCTFEPDIRMGSIVIRWAKAGVAGLVHEFKGGKDHLQEQDASFQGRTAVFADQVIGGNASLELRDVQLSDAGTYRCSVTTARGSGAAVLQYRTGAFSTPKVHVENSSSGDTLQCEAPRWFPRPAVRWTAYSDAGEYLPHVANTSYELNAENITLKVVSFLHNITANATYTCVIENNIAKATGNIKVTDFSVTRGTNLQLVNLNAKSVSSSLPACHWMLLLPLYLLSI; encoded by the exons ATGCTGCTCCAGTGTCAACA caCGACTACAGTCATTATCATCCTGGCTGTGGTGATTGCCCTGATCATCGGCTTTGGTGTCTCAG GAAAACGCTCCATCAGTGTGACGGCACTGACGTCTCCAGGGAACATTGGCCAGcgtggcatcctgggctgcacttTCGAGCCCGACATCCGTATGGGCAGCATAGTGATCCGGTGGGCCAAGGCAGGAGTAGCTGGGCTGGTTCATGAGTTTAAAGGTGGGAAGGACCACCTGCAAGAGCAAGATGCATCGTTCCAGGGCCGCACGGCAGTGTTTGCCGACCAGGTGATCGGCGGCAATGCTTCCCTGGAGCTGAGGGACGTGCAGCTCTCCGACGCCGGCACCTACCGGTGCTCCGTCACCACAGCCAGAGGGAGCGGGGCGGCAGTGCTGCAGTACAGGACGGGAG CCTTCAGCACCCCCAAAGTCCACgtggagaacagcagcagtggGGACACGTTGCAGTGCGAAGCACCGCGCTGGTTCCCTCGACCCGCGGTGCGCTGGACAGCCTACAGCGACGCCGGGGAGTACCTGCCGCATGTTGCCAACACCAGCTACGAGCTGAATGCTGAAAACATCACGCTGAAAGTGGTTTCCTTTCTGCACAACATTACCGCTAACGCCACCTACACCTGCGTGATTGAAAACAACATTGCCAAGGCTACAGGCAACATCAAAGTGACAG ATTTCAGCGTTACAAGGGGGACCAATTTGCAGCTGGTGAACCTGAACGCAAAGTCGGTGtcctcctcccttccagcctgtcACTGGATGCTTCTGCTTCCCCTGTATCTGCTGTCGATATGA
- the VTCN1 gene encoding V-set domain-containing T-cell activation inhibitor 1 isoform X3 — MASQGQVIFWSTTTVIIILAVVIALIIGFGVSGKRSISVTALTSPGNIGQRGILGCTFEPDIRMGSIVIRWAKAGVAGLVHEFKGGKDHLQEQDASFQGRTAVFADQVIGGNASLELRDVQLSDAGTYRCSVTTARGSGAAVLQYRTGAFSTPKVHVENSSSGDTLQCEAPRWFPRPAVRWTAYSDAGEYLPHVANTSYELNAENITLKVVSFLHNITANATYTCVIENNIAKATGNIKVTASLCSSATDFSVTRGTNLQLVNLNAKSVSSSLPACHWMLLLPLYLLSI, encoded by the exons ATGGCATCCCAAGGCCAGGTCATTTTCTGGAG caCGACTACAGTCATTATCATCCTGGCTGTGGTGATTGCCCTGATCATCGGCTTTGGTGTCTCAG GAAAACGCTCCATCAGTGTGACGGCACTGACGTCTCCAGGGAACATTGGCCAGcgtggcatcctgggctgcacttTCGAGCCCGACATCCGTATGGGCAGCATAGTGATCCGGTGGGCCAAGGCAGGAGTAGCTGGGCTGGTTCATGAGTTTAAAGGTGGGAAGGACCACCTGCAAGAGCAAGATGCATCGTTCCAGGGCCGCACGGCAGTGTTTGCCGACCAGGTGATCGGCGGCAATGCTTCCCTGGAGCTGAGGGACGTGCAGCTCTCCGACGCCGGCACCTACCGGTGCTCCGTCACCACAGCCAGAGGGAGCGGGGCGGCAGTGCTGCAGTACAGGACGGGAG CCTTCAGCACCCCCAAAGTCCACgtggagaacagcagcagtggGGACACGTTGCAGTGCGAAGCACCGCGCTGGTTCCCTCGACCCGCGGTGCGCTGGACAGCCTACAGCGACGCCGGGGAGTACCTGCCGCATGTTGCCAACACCAGCTACGAGCTGAATGCTGAAAACATCACGCTGAAAGTGGTTTCCTTTCTGCACAACATTACCGCTAACGCCACCTACACCTGCGTGATTGAAAACAACATTGCCAAGGCTACAGGCAACATCAAAGTGACAG CCTCTCTCTGTTCTTCTGCTACAGATTTCAGCGTTACAAGGGGGACCAATTTGCAGCTGGTGAACCTGAACGCAAAGTCGGTGtcctcctcccttccagcctgtcACTGGATGCTTCTGCTTCCCCTGTATCTGCTGTCGATATGA